The Halorussus limi genome has a segment encoding these proteins:
- a CDS encoding arsenite methyltransferase: MSNDTETATGDPDPEETRQMVRERYGTIASDDQDCCGDVGIDVTDDGGCCDGDTDATGSERLGYDADDVASVADGADLGLGCGNPKAFAEMTPGEIVLDLGSGAGFDCFLAAQEVDPDGHVIGVDMTPEMVSKARENVTKNDADNVEFRLGEISHLPVADATVDVVISNCVVNLAPEKQRVFDDAYRVLKPGGRLAISDVVQTVPFPDDVKMDPDSLTGCVAGASTVDALGAMLDSAGFEAIEIEPKDESTEFISDWDANRDLGDYLVSATIEARRPPRDV; encoded by the coding sequence ATGAGTAACGATACTGAGACAGCGACCGGTGACCCCGATCCCGAGGAGACTCGTCAGATGGTGCGCGAACGCTACGGGACTATCGCTTCGGATGACCAAGACTGCTGTGGCGATGTCGGCATCGATGTCACCGACGACGGTGGGTGCTGTGACGGCGACACGGACGCGACCGGGAGCGAACGCCTCGGCTACGACGCGGACGACGTCGCGTCGGTCGCCGACGGTGCGGACCTCGGCCTCGGGTGTGGAAACCCGAAAGCGTTCGCCGAGATGACGCCCGGCGAGATAGTGCTCGACCTTGGCTCCGGTGCGGGCTTCGACTGCTTCCTCGCTGCACAGGAGGTTGACCCGGACGGACACGTCATCGGTGTCGACATGACCCCGGAGATGGTCTCAAAAGCGAGAGAGAACGTGACGAAGAACGACGCCGACAACGTCGAGTTTCGTCTCGGCGAGATTAGTCATCTCCCCGTTGCTGACGCAACCGTCGACGTCGTCATCTCGAACTGCGTCGTCAATCTCGCCCCGGAAAAACAGCGCGTGTTTGATGACGCCTACCGGGTCCTCAAGCCCGGCGGCCGCCTCGCCATTTCAGACGTCGTCCAAACCGTGCCGTTCCCGGACGATGTTAAGATGGATCCGGACTCGCTGACTGGCTGCGTCGCTGGGGCCTCAACGGTCGACGCCCTCGGAGCGATGCTCGACAGTGCCGGCTTCGAAGCAATCGAGATAGAGCCCAAGGACGAGAGTACCGAGTTCATCAGTGACTGGGATGCGAACCGGGACCTCGGTGACTACCTCGTATCTGCAACCATCGAGGCCCGGAGACCACCTCGCGACGTCTGA
- a CDS encoding winged helix-turn-helix transcriptional regulator — MKTTDVSDWQQSWHQLREILGSKWAFHALRLLSDRQYGFNEMQRSIDGVTATMLSRRLKELQCHGFVEKHVEATTPPSTTYELTENGDAFVELLEEMEGMIGLAECSDGSECATTDESSKCATVQ, encoded by the coding sequence ATGAAGACGACCGACGTGTCTGATTGGCAGCAGTCGTGGCACCAACTGCGAGAGATTCTCGGCTCGAAGTGGGCGTTTCACGCCTTGCGGTTGCTTTCGGATCGACAATACGGGTTCAACGAGATGCAGCGCTCCATCGACGGCGTGACGGCGACGATGCTCTCACGACGACTGAAAGAGCTACAGTGTCACGGCTTCGTCGAGAAGCACGTCGAAGCGACGACGCCGCCCTCGACGACGTACGAACTGACCGAGAATGGGGACGCATTCGTCGAACTCCTCGAAGAGATGGAAGGAATGATTGGTCTTGCGGAGTGCTCCGACGGAAGCGAGTGTGCAACCACGGACGAGTCGTCGAAATGTGCGACAGTTCAGTAG
- a CDS encoding SelT/SelW/SelH family protein produces the protein MTSVEVEYCDPCGFIDRATETQTQILESCGETVDGVELVPGEDGIFEVRVDDVVVFDVDEIEYDLTTIMEGVCGQLSDCDCDPRELVDEVPDSNDCSPGCC, from the coding sequence ATGACAAGCGTCGAAGTCGAATACTGTGACCCGTGTGGCTTCATCGACCGCGCAACGGAAACGCAGACACAGATTCTGGAGTCGTGTGGCGAAACAGTGGACGGCGTCGAACTGGTCCCCGGCGAGGACGGCATCTTCGAAGTTCGAGTCGACGACGTTGTCGTCTTCGACGTCGACGAGATCGAGTACGACCTCACGACAATTATGGAGGGTGTGTGTGGGCAACTCTCTGACTGTGACTGTGATCCCCGCGAACTCGTCGACGAGGTTCCCGATTCGAATGATTGCAGTCCTGGGTGTTGTTGA
- the hcsS gene encoding halo-CC-star protein HcsS produces MLLSATDEEVLAAAEAFGEELAESQPDGASSEFETMLKEYNDAISEATGLNYGSVCSTDDCC; encoded by the coding sequence GTGCTGTTGAGCGCGACCGACGAGGAAGTACTGGCCGCTGCCGAAGCGTTCGGCGAGGAACTGGCAGAGAGTCAGCCTGACGGAGCGTCATCTGAGTTCGAGACGATGCTCAAAGAGTACAACGACGCGATTAGCGAAGCGACTGGCCTGAACTACGGGAGCGTCTGTAGTACCGACGACTGCTGCTGA
- the hcsL gene encoding halo-CC-star protein HcsL produces the protein MSKVRSDEEPVEASFQTFVEMLTDSETYQEFTAASRALENDSEATALLEEYREKQQRMQRDGYDQSLLSELRELKSEMADNETIQRHKDAQETLVDLLQETNDAISEQIGRKFARSTGGGCC, from the coding sequence ATGAGTAAAGTTCGCTCGGACGAGGAGCCAGTCGAAGCGTCGTTCCAGACGTTCGTCGAAATGCTCACCGATTCCGAAACCTATCAGGAGTTCACGGCAGCCAGCCGAGCCCTCGAGAACGACTCGGAAGCGACGGCACTCCTCGAGGAGTACCGGGAAAAACAGCAACGGATGCAACGCGATGGATACGATCAGTCGCTGCTGAGCGAGCTGCGAGAGCTCAAATCGGAGATGGCGGACAACGAGACCATCCAGCGACACAAGGACGCACAGGAGACGCTCGTCGATCTGCTCCAGGAGACGAACGACGCGATCAGTGAGCAGATCGGCCGCAAGTTCGCCCGGTCAACTGGAGGTGGGTGCTGTTGA
- the arsA gene encoding arsenical pump-driving ATPase codes for MSTDTTPRELVEPSSDDTEFVFFSGKGGVGKSTVSCATATWLADNDYETLLVTTDPAPNLSDIFGQQIGHEVTEIEGIENLSAIEIDPDTAAEEYRQETIEPMRQLLDDEEIETVEEQLNSPCVDEIAAFDNFVDFMDSPEYDVVVFDTAPTGHTIRLMELPSDWNAELEKGGSTCIGPAASMEDRKDQYERAIDTLQDTERTTFGFVGKPEDSSLDEIERSAADLGDLGIESQLLVVNGYLPESVCEDPFFEGKREDEQAAIERAETEFNADAMATYPLQPGEIAGLDLLSDVAGVIYDGENAIVDVGSATDVETDQSVDVDALADPESVADRVTPGDDTRYLFFTGKGGVGKSTIAAASATKLAEAGYETLVVTTDPAAHLEDIFGEPVGHEPTSVSQANLDAARIDQEKALEEYRTQVLDHVTEMYEDKEDTQIDVDTAIANVEEELESPCAEEMAALEKFVSYFEEDGYDVVVFDTAPTGHTLRLLELPSDWKGFMDLGSLTKGAAPAKGDQYDEVIETMQDPERSSFAFVMYPEYTPMMEAYRAAEDLEDQVGIETAFVVANYLLPEEYGDNAFFANRRAQQENYLDEIKDRFETPMMLAPLRRDEPVGLEELSSFGDEITGLSALPKKEPEVTIS; via the coding sequence ATGAGTACGGACACTACGCCACGAGAGCTCGTCGAACCGAGCAGTGACGACACAGAATTCGTCTTCTTCAGCGGGAAGGGCGGCGTCGGCAAGAGCACCGTCAGTTGTGCGACTGCGACGTGGCTCGCCGATAACGACTACGAGACGCTACTCGTGACGACTGACCCTGCACCGAACCTCTCGGACATCTTCGGCCAGCAGATCGGCCACGAAGTGACTGAAATCGAAGGCATCGAGAACCTCTCTGCCATCGAGATCGACCCGGACACGGCGGCCGAAGAGTACCGCCAGGAGACCATCGAACCGATGCGCCAGCTGCTCGACGACGAGGAGATCGAGACTGTCGAAGAGCAACTCAACAGTCCTTGCGTCGACGAGATCGCAGCCTTCGACAATTTCGTCGACTTCATGGACAGCCCAGAGTACGACGTGGTGGTTTTTGACACCGCGCCGACCGGACACACCATCCGGCTCATGGAACTGCCCTCCGACTGGAACGCCGAACTCGAGAAGGGCGGCTCGACCTGTATCGGCCCCGCGGCCTCGATGGAGGACAGGAAAGACCAGTACGAGCGAGCCATCGACACGCTCCAGGACACCGAGCGGACGACCTTCGGGTTCGTCGGCAAGCCCGAGGACTCCTCGCTCGACGAGATCGAACGCAGTGCCGCCGACCTCGGCGACCTCGGTATCGAGTCTCAGCTGCTCGTCGTCAACGGCTACCTCCCCGAGTCGGTCTGTGAAGACCCCTTCTTCGAGGGGAAACGCGAGGACGAACAGGCGGCCATCGAACGCGCGGAAACCGAGTTCAACGCCGACGCGATGGCAACCTATCCCCTCCAGCCTGGCGAAATCGCCGGCCTCGACCTGCTGTCGGACGTCGCGGGCGTCATCTACGACGGCGAGAACGCTATCGTCGACGTCGGCTCGGCGACCGACGTCGAGACCGACCAGTCGGTCGACGTCGATGCGCTGGCCGACCCAGAGTCGGTCGCCGACCGAGTGACGCCGGGCGACGACACGCGGTACCTGTTCTTCACCGGGAAGGGCGGCGTCGGCAAGAGCACCATCGCCGCGGCGTCGGCGACGAAGCTCGCGGAGGCGGGCTACGAGACGCTCGTCGTGACCACGGACCCGGCAGCCCACCTCGAGGACATCTTCGGTGAGCCGGTCGGCCACGAACCGACGTCGGTGAGCCAGGCGAACCTCGACGCGGCCCGCATCGACCAGGAGAAGGCCCTCGAAGAGTACCGCACGCAGGTCCTCGACCACGTCACTGAGATGTACGAGGACAAGGAGGACACCCAGATCGATGTCGACACCGCGATCGCGAACGTCGAGGAGGAACTGGAGTCGCCGTGTGCCGAGGAGATGGCGGCGCTCGAGAAGTTCGTGAGCTACTTCGAGGAAGACGGCTACGACGTGGTGGTCTTCGACACCGCGCCGACGGGGCACACGCTCCGCCTGCTGGAGTTGCCCTCCGACTGGAAGGGATTTATGGACCTCGGCTCGCTGACGAAGGGTGCCGCCCCAGCGAAGGGCGACCAGTACGACGAGGTCATCGAGACGATGCAAGACCCTGAACGGAGTTCGTTCGCGTTCGTCATGTATCCTGAGTACACGCCCATGATGGAGGCGTACCGCGCGGCCGAGGACCTCGAAGACCAGGTCGGTATCGAGACAGCGTTCGTCGTCGCGAACTACCTGCTCCCCGAGGAATACGGCGACAACGCGTTCTTCGCGAACCGGCGGGCACAGCAGGAGAACTACCTCGATGAGATCAAGGACCGCTTTGAGACGCCAATGATGCTCGCACCACTGCGCCGGGACGAGCCAGTCGGACTCGAGGAACTGAGCTCGTTCGGCGACGAGATCACTGGCTTGTCAGCTCTCCCGAAGAAGGAACCGGAGGTGACGATCTCATGA
- the arsD gene encoding arsenite efflux transporter metallochaperone ArsD — translation MIELTLYEEAMCCSTGVCGPDPDDELVEVSAALDQLEEEFDLEVSRANMQHDIDRFLETEAIADLVDEHGPSILPITVLDDEILAKSAYLSYDELAGEIREQQNTPQEA, via the coding sequence ATGATAGAACTCACACTGTACGAAGAGGCGATGTGCTGCTCCACAGGCGTCTGTGGCCCCGATCCCGACGACGAACTCGTCGAGGTCAGTGCCGCACTTGATCAACTCGAAGAGGAATTCGATCTCGAGGTGTCGAGGGCGAATATGCAACACGACATCGACCGATTCCTCGAGACCGAGGCGATCGCCGATCTCGTCGACGAACACGGTCCCTCGATCCTCCCCATTACGGTCCTCGACGACGAGATACTCGCCAAATCGGCGTACCTCTCCTACGACGAGCTCGCGGGCGAGATCCGCGAGCAACAGAACACGCCCCAGGAGGCTTAA
- a CDS encoding ArsR/SmtB family transcription factor: MAQATERLQRYLDDELGECRSEDVERRLDELSTLEAGLGTAQAEAELDVLSALSNETRYTLVRVLVAAQEELCVCELNAVVDVTESGLSHALSALVDADLVEGWKDGRWKKYRATNRAVALVTVLEGSVADE, translated from the coding sequence ATGGCACAAGCGACCGAACGATTACAGCGGTATCTCGATGACGAACTCGGGGAGTGCCGCAGCGAGGATGTCGAGCGCCGTCTCGACGAACTCTCCACGCTTGAGGCCGGACTCGGGACGGCACAGGCGGAGGCCGAACTCGACGTCTTGTCGGCGCTGTCCAACGAGACGCGCTACACGCTCGTGCGCGTCCTCGTTGCAGCCCAAGAGGAACTCTGCGTCTGCGAGCTGAACGCCGTCGTTGACGTGACCGAGAGCGGTCTCAGCCATGCCCTCTCGGCACTCGTCGACGCAGACCTTGTCGAGGGTTGGAAGGACGGGCGCTGGAAGAAGTATCGGGCTACCAATCGAGCTGTTGCGCTTGTTACCGTTCTTGAGGGAAGCGTGGCAGATGAGTAA
- the arsB gene encoding ACR3 family arsenite efflux transporter, with the protein MSNVEHDHGPNCDCESCGDPRSMDFLDKYLTVWIFGAMAIGVGLGFVAPSVTQPIQDFHLVEIGLILMMYPPLAKADYSQLRTVFSNWRVLGLSLIQNWLIGPTLMFGLAVFFFSGLVPGLPARPEYFLGLVFIGMARCIAMVLVWNELAEGSTEYVTGLVAFNSLFQIVTYGVYVWFFALFLPPLLGMESLVAGITTFDISPMQVFEAIVIFLGIPFAGGFLTRYVGTRVKSEAWYDDEFIPKIDPLTLIALLFTVIVMFATQGGAIVASPGDVLLIAVPLTIYFVVMFLVSFGMGRGIGADYSTTTAIGFTAASNNFELAIAVAVAVFGVGSGVAFATVVGPLIEVPVLLALVNVALYFQRKFDWRGATTGQLTPTGSEPTPEDD; encoded by the coding sequence ATGAGTAACGTCGAACACGACCACGGTCCCAATTGCGACTGTGAGAGCTGTGGCGACCCACGGTCGATGGACTTCCTCGACAAGTACCTCACCGTCTGGATCTTCGGTGCGATGGCGATCGGCGTCGGGCTGGGATTCGTCGCCCCATCAGTAACCCAACCGATTCAGGACTTCCACCTCGTCGAGATCGGGCTTATCCTGATGATGTACCCGCCACTGGCGAAGGCCGATTACTCGCAACTTCGGACCGTCTTCAGCAACTGGCGGGTACTCGGATTGAGTCTCATCCAGAACTGGCTGATTGGCCCGACGCTCATGTTCGGGCTCGCCGTATTCTTCTTCAGCGGCCTCGTTCCCGGTCTGCCGGCACGCCCCGAGTACTTCCTCGGGCTCGTGTTCATCGGGATGGCTCGGTGTATCGCGATGGTTCTGGTCTGGAACGAACTCGCCGAAGGCTCGACCGAGTACGTCACCGGCCTCGTCGCGTTCAACAGCCTCTTCCAGATCGTCACCTACGGCGTGTACGTCTGGTTCTTCGCACTGTTCCTCCCGCCGCTGCTCGGCATGGAGTCACTTGTGGCCGGGATCACGACCTTCGACATCTCGCCGATGCAGGTGTTTGAGGCGATCGTCATCTTCCTGGGGATTCCGTTCGCGGGCGGCTTCCTGACCCGGTATGTCGGAACTCGCGTCAAGAGCGAAGCCTGGTACGATGATGAGTTCATCCCGAAGATCGATCCGCTGACGCTCATTGCGTTGCTGTTCACCGTCATCGTGATGTTCGCCACGCAGGGCGGCGCCATCGTCGCCTCGCCGGGCGACGTCCTCTTGATTGCGGTGCCGCTGACGATCTACTTCGTCGTGATGTTCCTGGTGAGCTTCGGGATGGGGCGGGGCATCGGCGCAGACTACTCGACGACGACGGCGATCGGCTTCACGGCGGCGTCGAACAACTTCGAGCTCGCCATCGCCGTCGCCGTGGCGGTGTTCGGTGTTGGCTCCGGCGTCGCGTTCGCCACCGTCGTCGGCCCACTCATCGAAGTTCCCGTCCTGCTCGCGCTGGTCAACGTCGCGCTGTACTTCCAGCGAAAGTTCGACTGGCGTGGCGCCACGACCGGACAGCTCACCCCAACTGGTTCAGAACCCACTCCTGAGGATGATTGA
- a CDS encoding low molecular weight phosphatase family protein, with product MIPQTNSVDSLRLAFVCVENAGRSQIAAAIAETQVQIQDRTDIEILSGGTDPAEEIYPAVIDVMREKGYDLSTRTPTQISRETLKGCDVVALMGCSLSVDDLPVGVVVRDWGFIDPADADVESVWAISTEIEQRVIELIADLPTEAERRNHTHQIQ from the coding sequence ATGATTCCCCAGACAAACTCCGTCGATTCCCTTCGCCTCGCGTTCGTCTGCGTGGAAAACGCGGGTCGAAGTCAGATCGCGGCCGCCATCGCTGAAACCCAAGTTCAGATCCAGGACCGAACGGATATCGAGATCCTCAGCGGTGGGACGGACCCAGCAGAGGAGATCTATCCGGCCGTAATCGACGTAATGCGGGAGAAAGGCTATGACCTGTCGACGCGGACACCGACACAGATCTCCCGCGAGACCCTCAAGGGGTGTGATGTCGTCGCCTTGATGGGGTGTTCGTTGTCGGTCGATGACCTTCCAGTGGGAGTGGTCGTTCGTGACTGGGGGTTCATCGATCCGGCGGATGCTGACGTGGAGTCTGTATGGGCGATCAGTACAGAGATCGAACAGCGGGTTATCGAACTAATTGCCGACCTGCCGACCGAAGCGGAACGAAGAAACCACACACACCAGATACAATGA
- a CDS encoding low molecular weight phosphatase family protein: protein MTEHSDTDPIRIAFMCVQNAGRSQMSTAFAERERERRGLEDRVEILTGGTHPADHVHDEVVNVMEEAGFDLSERTPREITLDELRSCDYVATMGCSTLDVGEVGDDVDIRDWALEDPDGQDPDRVRDIRDEIEQRVRSLFDEIEATEAATS from the coding sequence ATGACTGAACACAGCGACACCGATCCGATTCGAATCGCCTTTATGTGCGTCCAGAATGCTGGCCGCTCCCAAATGTCCACGGCATTTGCGGAGCGTGAACGGGAGCGACGTGGACTTGAAGACCGCGTCGAAATCCTTACCGGAGGGACGCATCCGGCCGACCACGTGCACGACGAAGTCGTCAACGTGATGGAAGAGGCGGGGTTCGATCTCTCCGAGCGGACGCCACGAGAGATCACGCTGGACGAACTGCGCTCCTGCGACTACGTTGCCACGATGGGCTGCTCGACACTCGACGTCGGCGAAGTCGGTGACGACGTCGATATCCGTGATTGGGCGCTGGAGGACCCTGACGGACAGGATCCTGATCGGGTGCGCGACATCCGCGATGAAATCGAACAGCGGGTTCGTAGTCTATTCGATGAAATTGAAGCCACCGAAGCTGCAACGTCATAA
- a CDS encoding helix-turn-helix domain-containing protein has product MAEFTSQSAQFPIGNVFAEYPMVDVEIEQLKQSDTSISIYFWLSTRSNSPAASELSDHDVFHSVELLDSLDEESLYTARLHNDHESICVGITKAAVELESAQSTPNKWTFRLRAESAEQLSTFQAYCQENDFGVRLTRFPTQLQIFNSQEYNLTDKQHEALALAYTEGYFETPRKITLEELGELLGITQQAVIARLRYGEKNILENTIVHSVNSESNP; this is encoded by the coding sequence GTGGCAGAATTCACCAGTCAATCCGCTCAGTTTCCCATTGGAAACGTGTTTGCTGAGTACCCAATGGTGGACGTTGAGATAGAACAGCTGAAACAGAGCGATACATCCATTAGCATCTATTTCTGGTTGAGTACGCGGTCAAATTCACCAGCGGCATCTGAATTATCAGATCATGACGTTTTCCACTCTGTAGAACTGCTTGATTCACTCGACGAAGAGTCTCTCTACACCGCACGCTTGCACAACGACCATGAGAGTATCTGTGTCGGAATCACGAAGGCAGCTGTCGAGCTCGAATCGGCACAGTCAACTCCAAACAAGTGGACGTTTCGACTTCGAGCCGAATCAGCTGAACAGCTCTCCACATTTCAAGCGTACTGCCAAGAGAACGATTTCGGTGTTCGGTTGACCCGGTTCCCGACCCAACTCCAGATTTTCAATTCGCAGGAGTACAATCTCACAGACAAGCAGCACGAAGCATTAGCACTCGCGTATACGGAGGGCTATTTTGAGACACCTCGGAAAATCACTCTAGAGGAACTCGGCGAGTTATTAGGGATTACACAGCAGGCTGTGATAGCGAGACTACGGTACGGAGAAAAGAACATCCTCGAAAATACAATCGTCCATTCAGTGAACTCAGAGTCTAACCCATAG
- a CDS encoding ABC transporter ATP-binding protein, giving the protein MIRAEEFTFQYPTQDTTALDRLSFKVDEGEVLGVVGPVEAGKTTLAMALASFAPQNTGGSTDGTLTIAGRDPREATDNQVAMVFEDYSAQLTQVRVIDEVIAPLVNRGIPRREAIKRARELLDDVRLDGIEETKFSWELSGGQQQRLAIAAALAIDPDVMIFDTATDMLDPAGQDEVANLIASLKGDKTLVVTDNDPDALVGIADKLLVLNDSEQAAFGPADDLLRDADLLENIGVAPPVCVRIARKVGLSKSPLTPGEFLDALDTDTSSNQSEPVGHVRGADAEEADMTSSDFGKSLLSTDGIGHDGEVEGETVSDLGDPLLRAEDVRYEYGSNAVAVEDVAFSVRGGEVHAIIGGNGAGKTTFSKLLVGLFKPDDGTMLVDGKSTDGRTARDIAESVGITLQNPDEQLSEQTVEKEIRFPLEKRRYERTGFLGLSKRERYDEAFIEERVAEVCDLVGLSEDIMQEDPMFLPRGVRRQVTVATALAPDPDVLVLDEPVAGVDGTARRHMTRAIERLRQQGKGVVVIDHDMDFVCEVADTVTVLHEGQVAMQGPTHEVFGPDNWEWLSSHHMRPPRAARLARRVGIEALTADEFVAAFVPQLEVSG; this is encoded by the coding sequence ATGATACGAGCTGAGGAGTTCACGTTCCAGTATCCGACGCAAGACACGACCGCGCTTGACCGCCTTTCCTTCAAGGTCGACGAGGGAGAAGTCCTGGGCGTCGTCGGGCCGGTCGAAGCGGGGAAGACGACGCTCGCGATGGCGCTCGCGAGTTTCGCGCCGCAGAACACTGGCGGGAGTACCGACGGCACCCTTACGATCGCTGGTCGGGACCCCCGCGAGGCAACGGACAACCAGGTGGCGATGGTGTTCGAGGATTACTCCGCCCAGCTCACGCAGGTTCGCGTCATCGACGAGGTCATCGCCCCGCTCGTGAATCGTGGCATACCCCGCAGGGAGGCGATCAAACGCGCCCGTGAGTTGCTCGACGACGTCCGACTGGACGGTATTGAGGAGACGAAGTTCTCGTGGGAGCTCTCGGGAGGACAGCAACAGCGGCTCGCCATCGCCGCCGCTCTCGCGATCGACCCCGACGTGATGATCTTCGACACGGCCACGGATATGCTCGACCCAGCAGGCCAGGACGAAGTCGCGAACCTCATCGCGTCGCTCAAGGGTGACAAGACCCTCGTCGTCACCGACAACGATCCCGATGCGCTGGTCGGCATCGCCGACAAACTGCTCGTCCTCAACGACAGTGAACAGGCCGCGTTTGGCCCCGCTGACGACCTCCTACGGGACGCTGACCTCCTCGAAAACATAGGAGTGGCTCCGCCCGTCTGTGTTCGCATCGCGCGGAAGGTAGGGCTGTCCAAATCACCCCTCACGCCCGGGGAGTTCCTCGACGCGCTAGATACGGATACGTCATCAAACCAGTCCGAACCGGTTGGTCATGTACGGGGCGCTGACGCGGAAGAAGCTGACATGACGTCTTCGGATTTCGGAAAATCTCTCCTCAGTACGGACGGAATTGGGCATGACGGTGAAGTCGAAGGGGAGACCGTCTCTGACCTTGGAGATCCACTACTGCGCGCAGAGGACGTGCGATACGAATACGGTTCGAACGCAGTTGCCGTCGAGGACGTGGCGTTCTCCGTTCGGGGGGGTGAGGTTCACGCGATCATCGGCGGGAACGGTGCCGGGAAGACCACGTTCAGCAAGCTCCTCGTCGGGCTGTTCAAGCCTGACGACGGCACGATGCTCGTCGACGGTAAATCGACAGACGGTCGGACAGCTCGCGACATCGCGGAGTCCGTCGGTATCACCCTCCAGAATCCGGACGAACAGCTTTCGGAGCAGACTGTCGAGAAGGAGATCCGCTTCCCGCTGGAGAAGCGCCGGTACGAGCGGACCGGCTTCCTCGGACTCTCGAAACGCGAACGTTACGACGAGGCGTTCATCGAAGAGCGAGTCGCGGAGGTGTGTGATCTCGTCGGCCTCTCCGAGGACATCATGCAAGAGGACCCGATGTTCCTGCCCCGCGGCGTCCGCCGACAGGTGACTGTGGCGACCGCGCTCGCCCCCGACCCGGACGTGCTGGTCCTCGACGAACCCGTCGCGGGGGTCGACGGGACCGCCCGCAGGCACATGACCCGTGCCATCGAGCGACTGCGCCAGCAAGGGAAAGGCGTCGTCGTCATCGACCACGACATGGATTTCGTCTGTGAGGTCGCCGACACAGTTACCGTTCTCCATGAGGGACAGGTGGCGATGCAGGGGCCGACCCACGAGGTGTTCGGCCCTGACAACTGGGAGTGGTTATCGAGTCACCACATGCGTCCGCCCCGGGCTGCCAGACTCGCACGGCGGGTCGGTATCGAGGCGCTCACCGCCGACGAGTTTGTCGCGGCGTTCGTGCCCCAACTGGAGGTGTCGGGATGA
- a CDS encoding energy-coupling factor transporter transmembrane component T family protein, translated as MKRRVPVIYNDRDTWFHRRDPRAKLGVFVLMLLYMYLAPTWEWMLAMVVVGLGLVIVARVPPLWIGALLALQVTNVIGILAFPAIERMVTGGSAFGGDFDFGLKLAFSWQAALLISASLFTTMELTEITDGLRGLGVPELACFTLEYVFLLFYVTISDLFRIMDGMKVKGLGIETKNPIKFARNMPSLAVPMFMSVLQRSNTMMSVLQMRGYSFSRGDRELRHDLKFDAGDVLLFGTGVLVLGGTVAVNFGFLTVPILPSPTP; from the coding sequence ATGAAGCGACGCGTACCGGTCATCTACAACGACCGTGACACCTGGTTCCACCGGCGCGATCCACGGGCGAAGCTCGGCGTCTTCGTGCTGATGCTCCTGTACATGTACCTTGCGCCGACGTGGGAGTGGATGCTGGCGATGGTGGTCGTCGGTCTTGGGTTGGTCATCGTTGCGAGAGTGCCACCGCTCTGGATCGGGGCCCTCCTCGCGCTGCAGGTCACCAACGTAATCGGTATCCTCGCGTTCCCGGCAATAGAGCGGATGGTGACCGGCGGAAGCGCGTTTGGCGGTGACTTCGATTTCGGACTGAAACTCGCGTTCTCATGGCAGGCCGCCCTGTTGATCAGTGCGAGTCTGTTCACCACGATGGAGTTGACCGAGATCACCGACGGGCTCCGTGGCCTAGGCGTTCCGGAACTCGCCTGTTTCACACTCGAGTATGTCTTCCTGCTGTTCTACGTCACCATTAGCGACCTCTTCCGGATTATGGACGGGATGAAAGTGAAGGGGCTCGGTATCGAGACGAAGAACCCGATCAAATTCGCCCGCAATATGCCCAGTCTGGCGGTCCCGATGTTTATGTCGGTCCTCCAGCGGTCGAACACGATGATGTCCGTCCTGCAGATGCGGGGTTACTCGTTCTCCCGTGGGGACCGCGAGCTCCGTCACGACCTGAAGTTCGACGCCGGTGACGTCCTCCTGTTCGGAACCGGAGTGCTCGTCCTCGGTGGCACCGTCGCGGTGAATTTCGGATTCCTCACGGTTCCCATCCTTCCCTCACCGACTCCCTAA